The Rosa rugosa chromosome 3, drRosRugo1.1, whole genome shotgun sequence sequence ctcgtgatccgtccagcattgacttcagtacggtattgctttgataccacaatggctgaaacagggaaggtggagagagttttctcaattagctcttgctctgtgacaggttgtccacaaaacctcaacatggactgtatgcgaagagcttctgaattatattcagcaacagacttgaagtcagcaaagcacagattgttccattgaaccttcaagtcagggaggagggaatcttggacattgtcaaagcgctcttctagcgctacccatagctctcttgcattcttgatcgacatatactccaatctgagtgccttatccatatggcgtcgcatcaagataactgcttgagcatgctttgtagaTGTTCGGTTGAACTCAAtatccgggttaggtgcctggattatgggtaatattcccttgGAAGTGAGATgattctcaacatcggttacccaactgtggtaatccgagcctgttgagtcaagcatgggaaagtcgagtctaggttcattcgacatcctgaaaataagaagagaataaATAtaagtttcggagctaaacttccacgaaaactaaaataataagatttccgagctatgctaccaagaaatcaatttccaagaatctcttttggattagaccaacaatgatgttttaatatggtcacaatttgatgcttacagacgctcttagtccaagcattttgaacgctcttagttcgtttaattatgaacactcttagttcatacgaacactcttagttcgttaagcgtgaatccccacaattccgctttgttaagtactcaaaatcatttggcaacatatattccaatattatacagaaaataaaagggatttaaatacaagaaagcaggaactttaattataaaaacttacgtgattttgcttgaggacacgcgcgtgttggagcaggcgtgtttttttttttctgggctttcctcttttttttttctctggccGGCCGGGTCCCCTCTCttcccctttttttctttttttttcttttccccttttttttttcggccTGGTcccttctccttttcttttttttttctttctttccctttttttttcggTCTTCCTCCCCCTTCTTTTTCGCGACTATTTCTTCCTCTGGTTCGTCTGCAGTTCGCCGGTGTGCAGGGGCTGGTGCGCGGGCTATGCTGCTGCAGGTCGGAGACAGGCTGATCGGAGGCTTGGGCTGCTGCAGGTCGGAGGCAGGCTGATCGGAGGCTTGGGCTGCTGCAGGGACGCAAAGGCAGGTGGGCTGGTGCGCGGGGGACGGAGGTGTTGGCGTCGCCGGCCGGGCTGGGCTGTTGCAGGCAGGTCGAGCTCGGGTCGGATGCTGCAGGCTTGCGGCTTGCGGCTTCTGCAAATCGGAGGCGCTTCTGCTGCTGCAGTTCGCCGGTGGTGCCGCTGCTGATGCTGATGTTGATGCGGTGGGTGCAGGCGAGCTGGGCTGCTGCTGCGCACGGAGGCGGTGCGGCTGGAGGCTTCGGCGAGGTGGGCTGAGGCtgggctggtggtggacggccggtatggagttttttttt is a genomic window containing:
- the LOC133736356 gene encoding uncharacterized protein LOC133736356 isoform X1 is translated as MSSNPSFRKKNPRRKIFFFSAANPKQKKNKTKQKKKKLHTGRPPPAQPQPTSPKPPAAPPPCAAAAQLACTHRINISISSGTTGELQQQKRLRFAEAASRKPAASDPSSTCLQQPSPAGDANTSVPRAPAHLPLRPCSSPSLRSACLRPAAAQASDQPVSDLQQHSPRTSPCTPANCRRTRGRNSREKEGGGRPKKKGKERKKKEKEKGPGRKKKGEKKKKEKKGKRGDPAGQRKKKEESPEKKKHACSNTRVSSSKITMSNEPRLDFPMLDSTGSDYHSWVTDVENHLTSKGILPIIQAPNPDIEFNRTSTKHAQAVILMRRHMDKALRLEYMSIKNARELWVALEERFDNVQDSLLPDLKVQWNNLCFADFKSVAEYNSEALRIQSMLRFCGQPVTEQELIEKTLSTFPVSAIVVSKQYRTEVNAGRITRFHQLINIISVAEKHDNILVRNYNSRPIGTKSVHEANYNAPKGGRKERYPKNGGHEGRMGPYNRPNQEGNRKFGADTRGGNATRGRGGRGIPSRNGGSMGRGGGTNPPRERPQRAQRAPQLKGGSRNDECHRCGSIEHWFKQCKASEELAASYRAYRDMREQEVYLAEEEEDGGDVNLTIEDFKAEDEMHMDATDFD